The Juglans microcarpa x Juglans regia isolate MS1-56 chromosome 8D, Jm3101_v1.0, whole genome shotgun sequence genomic sequence ttatgcagtcatcccaaaatatattacaaaagcaaatacataaataattgataaaacaattCGCGATAtacgggagcaatcccagatcactcctccaacggagccaagcttaaggctcatcattcacatctgcatcaaaagttgcgataccataaaatggtaccatatgtaagtaataatccaaataactctcgggataaaaacgcattaatgcaactaacaaatagatctcaaaacctcattttttcctaaaatgattattttcctacacacgccaaaatcccaatttggcccaaaaatataatctgtcattttcgcagaaaatgattcacacaaaaatcaaccatttatctgacactgtaggcaggaatcgcaggcgggactataccaccatccctaccgcgtgcaccgtaggcgggaatcacaggcgggactctaccaccatccctgcttaccaccatccctatagttccTTTCCACAATGAATACATATTAGAGCACTATagacgggaatcacaggcaggactatatcactatccttgcttaccaccatccctaccgcgtgcactgtaggcgggacacaaccaccatccctactgcgtgcaccgtaggtgggaatcgcaggtgggactctactaccatccctgcttaccaccatccctacagtctcttttcctttttctcaaaccagtcaatccagtcgtttcaaacacattcaaaatcatttcacatgaaaatttaattttcaaacaaacacatgaaaactcagtttccaataaacacatgaacatgaatatatgTACAcgaaacccagtttcatttacaaacatcatcatgcgtgcaatatgccatgtacatgaacaacgccataaccaacaaccaacaactcacaatgcaaaccagacacacaacaactccgtccacaatccatccgacccccgaactcctcggactcagtccggcataaccaaccagttcatagataaaatgagttagtacaaaaatacatttaaatcatgaaagttctttggaaaaatactttcagtgatatataataatttccgaatgatcacggaggtgcaagaagtggcaactcAGCAATgacacagtgtaaaatacactatggccgtgggtctcaaaaacctacttttcaacggggacaaaccaagacctgaaattgatagggtagggcttagagatgtcggtgaagctagtggtggtggtggttggccgtgggtggcggcgtgggcgtcggttgaagaccaaaaagcccaaaacggaaatggagttggatgtacttcaccggtggtagatcgggaCTGGGAATGGGTGCATTAGGTAGctgggaggtcgaggatgaagtggtgaagaaatggtggtcggaggtggtgcgacggcggcgcaaggaATGTCGCGGATAGAGGCCGTGCGCGGGAGCTAATGGCGGCGCGAGAGAGGTTGAGAATGAAGGGTGGTGGTCGCCAGCCGGTGGGAAAGCAAACGGGAGGGGCGGTGTTGACCACGGCAGTGCACGGCGGTGGttgggtggagaagaagaaaatgcacagggagagaggggagggacGTCGCGCATAGGGGGAGAAGTAGGGGAAAGAaatgggaagaaagaaaagaaagagaaaagaaaaagagaaaaagaaaagtgaggagaaagaaatgaggtccaatcctcacatctttggtcacaaaaatgatcaaacggaaaagatttcaaaacaacaaataaaataaaataattcaaacgtagtgattaactgaaaataaaataattaaacccaacaataaactaatttaaaataaaaagtaatttaaatgcataacaataatcaataacaagaaaacacatcaaaaataattttcacaaaataaaaaaaatcagaaaagtaaaccaactaaatatccaacaattttaaaacaagagaataaatttttgaattaataaaaataatcattcaataaaaatatactaaaatacgaggtgttacacaGGAAAACCCACGAACTGCAACACACATCCATAGGAGAGGAAAGGAAGTGCAAGGATCTATTGAGAGtgaaaaaaatgtgagaaagaAACAGAAGAAAATTGCCGAGACGTGATAGAGGTGGGATCGGGGAGAGAAAATGAGGGAGGGAATCTGGGAGTGGGAGAGAAAGAGTTCAGgtaaagggaagaagaagaaactgaagaGGGATATACTTACCCAAAACAATGCCATCTTCAGTTGGTGTCCTCCACTGGCATTGGGCCCTTGATGGCCAGGGCCTAAGCCTGGGGTCCAGGTGTTACATTTTACATTTCAGGTCAATGAGAAAATCTCCATGATAGAGGTTACTTAGGCCATGTAtcactttaatttttctatGCCAAATGTATGAATTACCACTGAatatctcaaagaaaaaaaaattatgcaaacaaATAAGATAGTACTAAACAATATGGGTAACGGTCAATCCCATGAGTATGTTCTTGTGATATAATACGGCCCACAAGTATTAAACACATTGGTCTTATAACTTGGACCCAACACATGGGCCAAACCAATGCATATAAACCCATTGCTTACTTAACCCAATTCACCTTATATTTGTTAAAGATTGGACCAATTAAAGCAAGCCTAAGGCTTGTCTTAAGACCCAAGTCCAATTTACACAATAAACCCTACCCAAATTTTTTAACACCACGACCCTAGTTACTGTAGCAGAAAGAAAGCCATTGGCACCAACACTATATTTTCAGCCACCTGCCCGGCCAATCAAACCACTTTTTTGGTAGATCTGAACATGGGGACGCTGGTGAGGACATTTCTGGCATTCTCCCATGCCTCATGCAGCCCCTTTTTAGTCAAAAActaaagattaaaataaaataaaataaattttggccACCATAAGTGGCGATTTTGATAAATCTGGTGGGAAACACACTGGTGACCATCACAACAACTCAAGAGAAACTTTTCGGTCACCCTAATAgcttaaaaaatgaaatcataTGGGTCTTTAGCGGCGAAGacttcacaaaatatgcaaatcgTATTTCACAAGTATGAAGCCTTATTCTTGCACAGATCTGACAAGTTGggtctgataccacttgttggatCTTGTACTATATTCTAAAACACTGTCAAATATGTGTAGAAATCTAGCAAAGAGAGCGTACCTGTAGCCATTGGAGAGAAGAGTCCATCTGTATGGTTTTCCATGTCCAAGATTCtctatttggaaaaaaaaaaaaagaattcacaaCAATGGGATGTTTAGAATCAAGAAGATGAGTCTGGGGTACTGCAGACCATgacctatatataatacttgaatttcaatttttctcattataaaataatgaaatctcATGGGTCTTTAATGAGTCTCCACACATGAATTGGGCCCGTACCACTTTATGCCATGATCTGACCAAAATCATGAGCTTATAGAGATGTGTCAATGGCCCGGATATATACTTTTGTTGATCATATTTATTGGACCTTACAAATATTATCCAAACCTTATATTTGACAATTATACAATATAAGATTCATGATATTTTAATCTAATCTTATATATAGATCTATATAGGTCCATTAATTTAACTAATGCTAACAATGATCCCTATTGTAAATTGTTCGTCCAAATCATgtgttttatttcattgatCTTCCAATATTGTGTGTTTTGGGAGAgttgcaatttatttatttctgtgCAGGACTGGTTAAGCTTGGGCATGCATGCCTTTGGTTCAGTTTCGTCGAGTTTTGGGCTTCTTGTTGCCTCATATTCCTTGTTGCATGTTTTTGGGCTCAGCTGCCTATTTGTTGCTAGTCCCATGAGAATTATAACCAGTAATGTGGGTGTgtgaagccttttttttttttttttttttttttttttttttttttttttataaaagaactaATCTCATTAATCATAAGTCTCAATTACATCAACTCAAACTAGATACCGTGTAGTCAAGCTACATcatttcttttgtgactatagGTAAGATACATGAGGGACATGTTTCAAGATCATAGATATCCTCTGTGCATTCAAAAGCAGTTTTTACTAGGTGATGTGTTGCCATATTAGCTTCTCAGTATGTATGAGCCACTGACCAACAAGCATAGGAATTCAGAATCTCCCTTGCATCTTCTACCAGGCAACCACCCAAGCTCCAATTCTTTGTGTAATGTttcaataaatccaccactttcTTTGAATCACCCTCCAGACAAAGGTGTGTTATGCCAACCTCTTTGTAAAAAACAGCTGCTAAGAGCATACCATAGGCTTCAGCATCAAAACGGGTTCCTTTGAGGGATCTGTGTGCCTGTAAACCTCCAATAAAGTAACCATGGTGATCTCTGATAAGAACACCAATTCCAATTTTCCCTTCCTTCTGGTTTACAGCCGCATCCCAGTTGACCTTATATGATCCCACATCAGGCTTTGACCACCTTGGAGTCCTTACATGGTCTGTGAGCTTGACACCTAGATCCTCTGTTAGAGCTTCCCTATAGGATACTAGTTCTGCCTTGGCCAGTTGGTGAAGAGCATTTGGGTGTTTGAATTCTTTACCATGAATAGTGTTATTCCTTCTAGTCCATATGCCCCTCATAGTAGCTGCCACTTCTTCGAGTTCCTCTAAACTGAGTATCTCTACGAGTCTTGACCAGATATCAAAGATCAAATCACGTTGAAAGGATAGCTTTTGCACCTTTTTCACTCCCTGACCCTACATATCCTTTGCAGCAATACATCCCCACAGAACATGTCCAGATGTTTCTGGCTCCTGCTTACAAGTCAAACATGAGCTATGTTCCATGACTTTTCTCCTTCTCAGATTTGCTAGTGTTGGTAGGGCTTCATTGCATGCTCtccataaaaacatcttggtagcAGGGGTTACTCTTAGCTTCCAAATAGTCTTCCaagcttgtttttcttttgctttgcaTGAGGTCTCCCCTTCTAGACCACACTCCAAACCTTTGCTGAGGTGATATCCACTCTTAACAGTGTATATCTCATTTGTAGTAAATTGCCAAACTAACTTGTCTTCTCTCCCCCCCCAGACTAATTGGTATTGATTTGATGCCATCTATTTCTTGCTGGGTGAAAAGCTCTTGGAGGAAAGGTTCCTTCCACTCCTGCACCCGGGGGTCAATCAGATCACAAACCTTTTCACACCAACAATCCACATCTCGGATGGATTGAATCTTATAGGGAGGGGAGAAAGGTAGCCATTTATCTAACCATATATTGACTTGTTGGCCATTCCCCACCCTCCATATGAGACCTTCCTTTAACAGCCTTAGACTTGCATGGATACCTCTCCAGGCAAAAGATGGCCCTGTCCCCACTTTGGCTTCTAAAAACCCCACCTTACTGAAGTACTTTTGTTTTAGAACCCTGCCCACCAGGGAGTTTGGGTTTTGTAAAATTCTCCAACCTTGCTTGGAAAGTAAGGCTAGATTAAAGCTCCTCAAGTCTCGAAAACCAAGCCCTCCCATGTCTTTGCTATAGCTGAGTTGTTTCCAATTGGCCCATTGAATTTTGGAACTATCTTCATTGAAGCCCCACCAGAATTTCCTGAGTAATTGATTTAGCTTGCTAGTGATGGAGAGTGGTATCATAAACATACCCATGGCATAGGTGGGTATGGCTTGAAGGACTGCTTTGAGGAGAACTTTCTTCCCTGTTGCAGAGAGAAATTTGTTTTTCCAGTTTGTTACTCGACTCCATGTCCTATCAATAAGAGAATGAAATGATGCCACCTTTGCTCTGCCTACCAATGTAGGAAGTCCCAAGTATCTTTCAAAAGTGCCAGAAGATTTAACCCCTGCAAGCTCCAAAATTTGTTGTTGAACTGCATGGCCAGTGTTTCTactaaagaaaatagaagacttGTCTTTGTTTATCACCTGTCCCGAGGCCTTCTCATATATGTCAAGTATGTTGAGCACATATCTGAGTTCCTCAGCTTTAGCTTTGCAGAAAAGCagactatcatctgcaaaaaaaagATGGTTCACTGATACTGGACCTCTTCCAATAGGGACTAGAGTCAAACCACCACAGGCTTCAGCTTGGTTTAAAAGGGCAGTGAGAGCTTCTGCACATAAAATGAAGAGGTAAGAGGACAAAGGGTGCCCTTGCCTAAGCCCCCTTGAATGCAAAAAGGACTTTTGAGGCTCCACATTTACAAGTATTGAGTGGGAAACAGAATGGAGCAGGTCTGAATTAagttaatccaatgtggaggGAATCCCATCTTGGTCATAATAGCTTCGACAAACTGCCATTTCACCCTATTgtatgccttactcatatctaatTTCATAGCCATAAAAGCACTTTTACCTTTCATTCTTGAGTTCATGGTATGTAGGTCTTATAGGCTACCAGCGTGTTATCAGAAATGAGTCTCCTGGGTACAAAGGCACTTTGGTTAAGGGAGATAAGCTTTGGCAGAATGACCTTCAGCCTGTTTGCAAGGGTTTTGGAGACTATTttgtaaataacattacacAGACTGATAGGTCTGTAGTCAGTAACTCTCTTGGGGTTTTTAACTTTGTGTATGAGTGTAATGAAGGTGTCATTAACCTCTTTAAGAGAACCACCCTGGTTTAGGACTTTGACTGCAAAATTACACACCTGCTCACCCACACCTCCCAGTGTTTTTGATAAAACTGAACTGGGAATTCATCAGGGCCAGGTGACCCTAGTGGGTTCATCTGAAAAATAGcctttgttatattttctttgttgaagGGGATCATTAACCAAGCCTGCATCTCCGAATCTAGTTTTGTTCCCAGAGCAAACAGATAGTTTTCAGAATTAGAAGGTTGTGTGGAAGCAAATAGTGAAGAGAAGTAACCTATGAATACACCTCCAATCTCTGCCTGCTCAGTTACAATCATTCCTTGTGAGGCTTCGACCCTTTTGATAGTATTGGTCTTTCTTCTTTGACTTGCCTGCATATGAACATAGTGGGTGTTCCTATCTCCATGCTTGAGCCAGTGTTGCTTTGCCCTTTGGTGCCACTTTAGATCATATTCTGTCATAGAAGACACCACATCCTCCTGAGCCTGTTTCATGGAAGCTAAATGACTGCCTGAGCCAGTTTCTTGGAGGTGACCAATGCTTTGTAGCCCCTGTGTGATGGTCATGTCCTgctgcttttttgttttttgcttccAAACCAGCAACTCCTGTTGGCAGGCATCTAGTTTTTTCCTCAGAACACTAGCCTCACAGCCTGATCTATTGTCCCTCTTCCATGCCTCACTAATCACTTTTTGGTAGTCTTCCTTTAGCTCCCATGCCATCTCATATCTGAAACAcactcttcttctccttctcttttgaTTTGTTCTGCATGTTTCAATGAGAAGAGGAGAATGGTCAGATTTAACTGCTGCAAGGGCAGTGCACGAGCCATGATTGAAGAGGTCATTCCATTCCTTATTTCCAAGAGCTTTATCTATCGTTTCCTTTGTGAATTCCCTTCCAAACCTGTTGTTGGACCATGTAAAACTTAACCCCTGAGAGTGGATGTCATTAAGGCCACAGAAGTCTACTGCTTGCCTAAATTCCTCAATTTGTTTATAGGGTCTGCTTGCTCCTCCCATTTTCTCCTTTTGGTGAAGGatctcattgaaatctccaGAGCAAAGCCAGGCCATGGGGCTGGAAGGTTTAAGCATCTTCAAAAGTTGTCAACTGCCACTCCTTTTGCCACTATCTGGGTGACCGTAAAAGCCAGTAAAATGCCATGTTGGTCCACTGTCATCTTCATGAATCAGTGCACTGATGTGCCATCTAGTGTAATTAATCACTTTGacattccatttttctttccataaaaGAGCAATACCACTACTTAGTCCCACACAGTCTACTACAAAACAACCATCCATCTTTAAAGTTCTCCTGATCTCTTCCATCCTTTTATTTCTACTTTTAGTTTCCACTAGGAAAACTAAAAAGGGATACTTTTCCTTAGATAAATTTCTAAGGACACTAACTaaccgagggttcccaagccctcggcggTTCCACACCAAAATACTCATTGATTATGGCAAGGCTGGAGACCAGCCTTTGCTTGAACAAGCAAACCTTCATTTGTGCCATAATCTTCCTTAATCTTCTTTGAAACAGAGTTACTATGTGTCTTCCTTCTCTTACATCCCCTCTGGTAAAGAACTCTAGCTGGCCTGTTGGAGATATCAGCCAGAGGTGCACCGCCATTGCCTTCCTCATGGATAGCTCTTTCACAAGCCTTCCTTTTCCACCTTCTGGCAGTGCTTAC encodes the following:
- the LOC121242200 gene encoding uncharacterized protein LOC121242200; this translates as MAWLCSGDFNEILHQKEKMGGASRPYKQIEEFRQAVDFCGLNDIHSQGLSFTWSNNRFGREFTKETIDKALGNKEWNDLFNHGSCTALAAVKSDHSPLLIETCRTNQKRRRRRVCFRYEMAWELKEDYQKVISEAWKRDNRSGCEASVLRKKLDACQQELLVWKQKTKKQQDMTITQGLQSIGHLQETGSGSHLASMKQAQEDVVSSMTEYDLKWHQRAKQHWLKHGDRNTHYVHMQASQRRKTNTIKRVEASQGMIVTEQAEIGGVFIGYFSSLFASTQPSNSENYLFALGTKLDSEMQAWLMIPFNKENITKAIFQMNPLGSPGPDEFPVQFYQKHWEVWVSRGLRQGHPLSSYLFILCAEALTALLNQAEACGGLTLVPIGRGPVSVNHLFFADDSLLFCKAKAEELRYVLNILDIYEKASGQVINKDKSSIFFSRNTGHAVQQQILELAGVKSSGTFERYLGLPTLVGRAKVASFHSLIDRTWSRVTNWKNKFLSATGKKVLLKAVLQAIPTYAMGMFMIPLSITSKLNQLLRKFWWGFNEDSSKIQWANWKQLSYSKDMGGLGFRDLRSFNLALLSKQGWRILQNPNSLVGRVLKQKYFSKVGFLEAKVGTGPSFAWRGIHASLRLLKEGLIWRVGNGQQVNIWLDKWLPFSPPYKIQSIRDVDCWCEKGQGVKKVQKLSFQRDLIFDIWSRLVEILSLEELEEVAATMRGIWTRRNNTIHGKEFKHPNALHQLAKAELVSYREALTEDLGVKLTDHVRTPRWSKPDVGSYKVNWDAAVNQKEGKIGIGVLIRDHHGYFIGGLQAHRSLKGTRFDAEAYGMLLAAVFYKEVGITHLCLEGDSKKVVDLLKHYTKNWSLGGCLVEDAREILNSYACWSVAHTY